One genomic region from Vitis riparia cultivar Riparia Gloire de Montpellier isolate 1030 chromosome 17, EGFV_Vit.rip_1.0, whole genome shotgun sequence encodes:
- the LOC117905072 gene encoding uncharacterized protein At1g66480-like, with translation MGNRLGGRKTAKVMKIDGQTFKLKTPVRVWEAVKDYPGHVLIESESFKHFGIRAKPLEPQRELKPKKLYFLLEIPKLSGDKSVRRVQSGINMNAVDRLESLMLSRRSVSDLSTIKQTTSIRPLNCGAIRVQLRLPKSQLMKLIQESKDNEEAAEKIMDLCMEKASNNIHGAASSNNVEGHGLGQQQGNWKPGLGIIRESYNLPG, from the coding sequence ATGGGGAACAGATTGGGAGGCAGAAAAACAGCCAAGGTGATGAAGATAGACGGCCAGACCTTCAAGTTAAAGACACCAGTGCGAGTGTGGGAGGCAGTCAAGGACTACCCAGGTCATGTTTTGATAGAATCAGAATCCTTCAAGCATTTTGGAATTCGAGCAAAGCCATTAGAGCCACAAAGGGAATTGAAGCCAAAGAAGCTTTATTTTCTCTTGGAAATTCCAAAGCTTTCAGGAGACAAGTCAGTGAGGAGGGTTCAGTCAGGTATCAATATGAATGCAGTTGACCGGCTTGAGAGCCTCATGTTGTCCCGGAGGTCAGTCTCAGACCTTTCCACCATCAAACAGACAACAAGCATCAGACCATTAAATTGTGGTGCAATTCGGGTGCAACTGAGGCTGCCAAAGTCACAGTTGATGAAATTAATCCAGGAGAGCAAGGATAATGAAGAGGCAGCCGAGAAGATAATGGATCTTTGCATGGAAAAGGCCAGCAATAATATTCATGGAGCTGCATCAAGTAACAATGTTGAGGGCCATGGTCTAGGGCAGCAGCAAGGGAATTGGAAGCCTGGACTTGGTATCATTAGAGAAAGTTACAACTTGCCTGGATGA